One stretch of Pigmentiphaga aceris DNA includes these proteins:
- a CDS encoding response regulator transcription factor → MPLIRVLVVDDHPLLREGIKAVLAGSHDIQVVGEAGNGHEAIAAYRLLQPDVTLMDLQLPELDGMEAIRAIRADFPQACIAILTTYRGDVRALHAIRAGAQAYLLKSTLRKELTEVIRALAAGERHIPPEIAADVARALGREALSAREVEVLQCVAQGQANKQIGTQLGLSEDTIKGHVRSIMDKLGANNRTHAVSIGIERGIITF, encoded by the coding sequence ATGCCCCTCATTCGCGTGCTGGTGGTCGACGACCACCCGCTGCTGCGTGAAGGTATCAAGGCCGTGCTGGCTGGCTCCCACGACATTCAGGTGGTTGGCGAAGCCGGCAATGGTCATGAAGCCATCGCCGCCTATCGGCTGCTTCAGCCCGACGTGACCCTGATGGATCTGCAGCTGCCCGAGCTCGATGGCATGGAAGCCATCCGAGCCATCCGTGCCGACTTCCCCCAGGCGTGCATTGCCATTCTCACCACCTACCGTGGGGATGTCCGCGCCCTGCATGCGATCCGCGCCGGTGCCCAGGCCTATCTGCTGAAAAGCACACTGCGCAAGGAACTGACCGAGGTGATTCGCGCGCTGGCGGCCGGCGAGCGCCATATTCCGCCCGAGATCGCGGCCGATGTTGCCCGTGCACTGGGGCGGGAAGCGCTGAGTGCGCGTGAGGTCGAAGTCCTGCAGTGCGTGGCGCAAGGCCAGGCAAACAAGCAGATAGGCACGCAGCTGGGGCTGTCGGAAGATACGATCAAGGGACACGTGCGCAGCATCATGGACAAGCTGGGTGCAAACAATCGCACCCATGCAGTCAGCATTGGTATCGAGCGCGGCATCATTACATTTTGA
- a CDS encoding helix-turn-helix domain-containing protein: MHTIPRCQTPIMDGCHRSSACSAATIAAVSLLLSDAEASLSSDSDSACRHLIRAIDLLHQAHDGLPPAGRGPGGLARWQIKRLNDYIDTHLDTRIRTEELAALLQLSPGHFSHAFKQAMGVPPLAHVARRRIQAAREMMLSTDEPLIRIAHLHGFCDQSHFTRIFRRETGIAPQAWRKIRAGHAVESGAVMHA, encoded by the coding sequence ATGCACACTATCCCTCGTTGTCAGACCCCGATCATGGATGGATGCCACCGTTCGTCGGCCTGCTCAGCCGCCACGATTGCCGCCGTCTCCCTGTTGCTCAGCGATGCCGAAGCCAGCCTGTCATCGGACAGCGACTCTGCATGCCGGCACTTGATCCGCGCCATCGACCTGTTGCATCAAGCCCATGACGGCCTGCCCCCTGCCGGGCGTGGCCCGGGCGGGCTGGCCCGCTGGCAGATCAAGCGGCTGAACGACTACATCGACACGCATCTGGACACGCGCATCCGCACCGAGGAACTGGCGGCGCTGCTGCAACTCAGCCCTGGCCATTTCTCGCACGCCTTCAAGCAGGCAATGGGCGTGCCACCGCTTGCGCATGTGGCACGCCGACGCATCCAGGCTGCGCGTGAAATGATGCTGTCCACCGATGAGCCGCTGATCCGCATCGCACATTTGCACGGCTTTTGCGATCAATCGCATTTCACCCGTATCTTCCGGCGTGAGACAGGCATTGCACCCCAGGCATGGCGCAAGATTCGCGCGGGTCATGCGGTCGAGTCAGGCGCTGTGATGCACGCCTGA